A genomic stretch from Dermacentor albipictus isolate Rhodes 1998 colony unplaced genomic scaffold, USDA_Dalb.pri_finalv2 scaffold_54, whole genome shotgun sequence includes:
- the LOC139053008 gene encoding amine sulfotransferase-like, with the protein MSRKEVEKKQRQVPYYNIIDGVPRGPYCEPECLRNALNFKPRDGDVILVAYPKSRSHWVQQVMLLILNKGESATDYYDHIENAAFMEMNGTQELLDKMPSPRMMRTTLPILSRNSCHKNAKYVYMARNPWDCSVSFYHHVKGIAKFRFENGSFEDFLDCFLEGNFGFGDYFDHILAGYEMRNEPNVFFSTYEEFKQDTPGSIRKLAYFLGEEYGKLLDRDENIFKQVMEKSSPEFMKKIMEFESTDSADGKQQDVKVFNFMRKAKVGDWKHYFNRELLQKMAAKIEEKTKGSDIMDLWKRPTEQDL; encoded by the coding sequence ATGAGTAGGAAGGAAGTTGAGAAGAAGCAGAGGCAGGTGCCTTACTACAACATCATTGATGGCGTGCCCCGAGGACCGTACTGTGAACCGGAATGCTTGCGCAACGCTCTCAACTTCAAGCCGCGCGACGGTGACGTCATCCTAGTGGCCTACCCGAAATCGCGATCACACTGGGTTCAGCAGGTCATGCTCCTGATCCTGAACAAAGGCGAGTCGGCGACTGATTACTACGACCACATTGAGAACGCCGCTTTCATGGAGATGAACGGAACGCAGGAGCTTTTGGACAAAATGCCGTCCCCGAGAATGATGCGCACGACCCTCCCGATCCTGAGCCGAAATTCGTGCCACAAGAACGCCAAGTACGTCTACATGGCTCGGAACCCATGGGATTGCTCCGTGTCGTTTTATCATCATGTCAAAGGAATCGCCAAGTTTCGCTTCGAGAACGGAAGTTTTGAGGACTTCCTCGACTGCTTTCTCGAGGGAAACTTCGGATTCGGAGACTACTTCGACCACATTCTGGCTGGCTACGAGATGAGGAACGAGCCGAACGTATTCTTCAGCACCTACGAGGAGTTCAAGCAGGACACACCCGGAAGCATACGAAAGCTGGCGTACTTCCTCGGCGAAGAGTACGGCAAGCTGCTGGACAGAGACGAGAACATCTTCAAACAGGTCATGGAGAAGAGCAGCCCTGAGTTCATGAAGAAGATTATGGAGTTCGAGTCGACAGACTCCGCCGACGGGAAGCAGCAGGACGTGAAGGTGTTCAACTTCATGCGCAAAGCCAAGGTGGGCGACTGGAAGCACTACTTCAACCGGGAGCTCCTGCAGAAAATGGCCGCCAAAATCGAAGAGAAGACCAAAGGGTCGGACATCATGGATCTCTGGAAGAGACCCACGGAGCAGGATTTATAA